DNA from Paraphotobacterium marinum:
TTAGATTAGTCAGTGCTACTTGATTTTTTAATTCTGTTAAAGGCGATTGAATAATGGGTATTTTTTTTATTATTTTTTTCCATGATTCAAAGTCACTGTTTTTAGTTTCTTCCCAGTGAATTAAAAGAGAAGGGATATCTTTTATCCAAACAGATAGTTCTTTTTCATTTAAAATATAATTGTAAAAAGATTTAAAATATTGCATTAATTATAAACCTACTGTTAAAAGAAATTTTATATTAATATATGTTCTTAAAAAATTATTTAATTGCCAAGAATGAACCAAAGTTGAGATTATTATACCAGATCTCGATATTACTAAATCCTGCCTTTGCCAATCTTGTATAATGTTGATTTTTTGTATCAGTTTTCATAATATTTTCGATCGCGTTTCTTTTTTGACTAATTTCAAGATCACTATAACCATTTCGTTTTTTAAAATCATGGTGTAATAAGGTTAGAATTTGATTGATTGAAGGTGATTCGAATTTAAACTTTTCAGATAAAATTAAAACACCTCCTGGGATAAGAGAGTTAAATATTTTTTGGATTAATTCATCTCTTACTGAGGGTTTTAAAAACTGTAAAGTAAAATTTAGTATGACTACTGATGCATTAGTTATACTTGAAAGTTGTATATCTTCATTAATGATTAAAATATCATTTGAAGTTTTGAAACTGGAAATATGAAGTTTGCACTTTGCACACATTGAAGGAGAGTTATCAATACCAATCAATTTTACATTTTTAACATCTAAAACCTTATCAATACTTAATAAAACATCGCCTAAAGAGCAACCCAAATCATATAATGATGAATGTTCACTTGCATAATATTTAGATAGTTCAGCAGTACCCTTTATGATTTCACGATAACCAGGTATGGATCTAACAGCCATATCTGAAAATACCTCAGCTACCTGTTCATCAAAAGTAAAGTCTTTAATATTTTCAATATATTTAGAATATAACTTGTCGGTTTTCATTGTTTATATAAATTTAAAAAAAAAAATTATAACATAAAAAGTGTTTTTTTATCATAAAAAAACAAAAACAACATTATAATGAATTTCGGTGTCTCAAAACTGTAACAAAGTTGAAATAAAAGTGTAATAATATAGTGTGATTATATACTCAATTGATTGGTGATAATTTTAATTAAATAGGTAAAAACATGAAAACTAAACTTTCCTTGCTTGTTCCTGTAATTGCTGGAATATGTGTTTCTTCAAGTGCTTTTGCAGCATCTACTATTAGCGGTGCTGGTTCGAGTGCGATTGCACCTGCACTATACAAGTGGGCAGAAGCGTATAATAAAGCAACTGGTAACAAAGTAAACTATGCTGCAATAGGTTCAGGTGGTGGATTAAGACAAATTACTGCTGGTGATAGTGGTACTGTTGATTTTGCATGTTCAGATGAGCCCAAACCTCTTAAGTGGTTAAATGATCACAAGTTGGTGCAGTTTCCAATGGTAATGGGTGGGATTGTCGCTATTTTTAACATTCCAGGTGTTGAAACAGGAAAATTAGTTCTTGATGGACCAACTCTTTCTGCTATTTTTCAGGGAGACATCAAAAAGTGGAATGACCCTAAAATTGCTAAACTAAACAAAGGTGTTAAATTACCTGATCTTGCTATTACTGTTGTTCATCGTTCGGATGGTTCAGGTACAACCTACAACTTTACCAATTACTTATCAAAAGTATCAAACTGGAAACCTGGGGTTGACTCAGCAATACAATGGCCTACTGGTTTGGGTGGTAAAGGGAATGCTGGTGTTGCTCAGTATGTTAAAACTTTACCAGGTTCAATTGGTTATGTTGAATATGCATACGCTCTTCAAAATAAATTAACAGTAACCAGCATGAAAAATAAAGATGGCAAGGTCGTAACACCAAAATTTGAAACATTTTCAGCGGCTGCTTCAAATGCTAATTGGGAAGATGCAGCTAAGAAAGGTTATGACATGATCTTAACTGATCAACCAGGTGCACAATCATGGCCAATGGCAATGTCTACTTTTTGTTTAGTTCATTACAAAGATGAAAATGGTAAAAAAGTATCTGCTAACTCTAAAGCTACTGATGCACTTAATTTCTTCAAATGGTCATATAAGAATGGACAAGAGCTTGCTAAACAATTAGACTATATCCCAATCCCTGATGCTGTTTATGGTAAAATTGAAACTTCATGGCCTGTAACAAAATAAATAGCGTTATTAAAATTTTAATATTGGAGTTGGGCATTTAATGTCAACATATAGTATTTCAAAAAAAGATGCCAGAATTCGAAAGGGTTCTGGCACTTCATATTTCTATTCTTTGACCAAAACATTATCTTTTGTGTCACTTATTTTACTCATTGCAATAGTAATTTCTATCTATTTAAATAGTAAAAACATTCTAAGTTGGGACTTTATAATTAGTACTGATTGGAATCCACCAGCTAAACAATTTGGAGCTTTGACTGCAATTGCGGGAACATTAATAAGTGCCGTAATTGCAATTGTATTTGCTGTGCCATTAAGTATATTATGTGCTTTTTTTTGTAGTGAACTAGCACCACGAAAGCTGGCAATTCTGCTGCGCGGATTAATTGATATGTTAGCAGGAATACCAAGTATTATATTTGGTTTTTGGGGATTGATAGTTTTTGTTCCATTTATGCGAGATTATATCTGTCCTTTCGTAAATAATGTTTTAGGCTCAATACCTTTAATAGGTTCTTTTTTTCAAGGACCTCCTATTGGCATTGGCATGCTGACTGCTGGGTTGGTTCTTGCCATAATGATTATTCCAATTATGACTGCAATGATTATAGAACTGCTTAATAGTGTACCGATGCAATTGAAAGAAGCTGCTTTTGGATTAGGATCCACTCGATATGAAGTTGCATCAAAAGTATTGTTTCCATATATTAAATCTGGTGTTTTAGGTTCTTCTATGCTTGGTTTAGGTAGAGCACTTGGGGAAACAATGGCGGTCACATTCGTCATTGGTAATGCTCATGTTTTACCAACACAAATATTAATGCCTGCTACAACTATTGCCTCTTCCATTGCGAATGAGTTTGCAGAAGCTACAAGTGCAGTTCATGCAAATGCTTTAATGGCAACCGGGTTTTTATTGTTCGTTATAACTATAGCTGTTATCTTACTTTCAAGATTTATTTTGGCTAAGTATTCTGAGGATCACTAAAATGAATTTGAAACGTAATGTATCTAACTCTATTTATATTCTTTTTTGTGTTGTTGGAGTTATTATTTGTTTAAGTCCCTTGTTCTCTATTTTTTGGACTTTAGTTTCGAAGGGTTTGTCTGGACTAAGCTGGAGTGTTTTAACGACTCCAACTGCATCAACTGGTTCAAATGGTGGGTTAAGTAATGCCATATATGGGAGCTTAATCTTAACCGGCTTATCTTTATTGATTGCTACTCCTATAGGAATATTGGGTGCAACTTGGCTTGTGGAGTTTGGACAGGGAACAAAGCTTGCAAAATATATTAGACTCTTTAATGATAGTTTATTGAGTATCCCTTCAATTATCGTTGGTCTATTTGTTTATAGTATCATTGTAATTCCTTTTGGGCATTACTCTGCGTATGCAGGTGCGGTCGCGCTTGCTATTATAGCTTTACCAATTATTATGCGAGCTAGTGAGGATGCACTATCTTTAGTACCTATGCAATTACGCGAATCAGCTAGTGCACTAGGAGCACCTCGTTGGAAAGTTACCATATTCATTGTATATAGAGCTGCTCGCTCTGGTTTAGTTACCTCAGTTATTCTAGCGATGGCAAGAATCACTGGTGAAACAGCCCCATTGTTATTTACTGTTTTAAACTCTCAATTTCCATCACTGAGTTTATCAAAACCTATGGCTAATTTACCTGTTACAATTTATGAATATGCATTGAGTCCCTATGATGACTGGAATCAATTAGCTTGGGGCGGTGCATTATTAATTACTATTTTCGTATTAGCTAGTAGTATGATTAGTCGTTCATTATTAAGAAAAAAAGAAGGTCATTAAAATGGAAACAGCAATTAAAGTTAGTGGATTAGATTTCTATTATGGTGAAATTCAATCGCTCTTTGGTATTAATCTTGACATCAAAGAAAAACAAATTACTGGGTTAATTGGCCCATCTGGATCTGGTAAATCCACTTTACTTAGAACTTTTAATCGAATTTATGAATTACACCCTGGACAAAAAGCAAAGGGAGAAATATCACTATTTGGGGACAATATCTTAGAACGAGGAACTGATATTAACTCCTTAAGAGCTAAAGTAGGGATGGTTTTCCAAAAGCCGACGCCTTTTCCAATGAGCATTTTAAAAAATATAACGTTTGCTCTTAAGATGGCCGGAGTCCCTAAAAATTTGCATCAAGAGAAGATTGAAGAACATTTGAAAGATGCTGCATTATGGGATGAAGTTAAGGATAAGCTTCATAAACCAGCCACAGGCTTGTCCGGTGGACAGCAGCAAAGACTTTGTATTGCTAGAACTTTGGCTACTGAACCTGATGTACTGCTTCTTGATGAGCCAACTTCTGCTTTAGATCCAGCATCTACAAAAAAAATTGAAAAACTTTTAGTTAATCTAAAAAATAAATATACTGTAATTTTAGTTACTCATAATTTACGACAAGCTATGCGAGTAGCGGACGAAACTTGTTTTATGATAAAAGGTGAAATTATTGAGTACAGAAATACTAAAGATTTTTTTGAATCGCCTCAAGATCAAAGAACTAAAGAATATATTTCACATGAATAATTAATTTTTTTAAACTTTAAGGTATAAATTTGTAAAAATAAATGATATACTTTACTTGTTTAACGGCCTGATAATCAGACCTATTTATCTGCTACATGATTGAGATTTAGTAAATACTTCGAGTTTTTATTATAAATAGTATAAAGTAAGAAGCTTTGAATCATAAATGTTAGTTAGTTATAAATAATTCTAAGTTTGGCTTGAACGTACAAATTTTATAGTAAAAAATAGGAGACTAAATATGTCTAAAATGACTGGAACAGTAAAATGGTTTAACGAAAGTAAAGGTTTTGGCTTTATTACTCAAGATAATGGTGATGCAGATGTTTTCGTACATTTTCGTTCTATTCAATCTGAAGGCTTCAAAACTTTAAATGAAGGTCAAAAAGTATCTTTTGAGTTAGAGCAAGGTCAAAAAGGTCCTCAAGCTGCTAATGTAACTAAGCTTTAATAAAGACTTAAAAATTTTTTGAAAAACCAGCCAATGGCTGGTTTTTTTTTATTTATTCTTTCTCTTTATCGTTTATAATGACTTTCAAAATAGCGAGTTATAGGAATTAAATTATGTATAAGCAATACTGTGGTCGTCTTGATACATCTCATAAAGATCAATTTATTACCCTTAATGGATGGGTGCAAAAAAGAAGAGATTTGGGAGGCTTGATTTTTATTGACTTGAGAGACCGTGAGGGTATTGTTCAAGTTGTAATTGATCCTGAACATATTGAAACAAATGATGATTTATCTAAGATTAGAAATGAGTTTTGTTTAGAGATAAAAGGGCATGTTCGTTTAAGGCCACAGCAACAAATAAATCATAAAATCACAACTGGTGAAATTGAGATAAATGCAAATACTTTAAAAGTTATCAGCTCTGCTGATAACTTGCCACTTGATTTTAATCAAAATAATTCTGAAGAGCAGCGTCTTAAGTATAGATATTTAGATTTGAGAAGAACTGAGATGTCTCAAAAATTAAAGGCACGTTCTCGAATTACATCTATAATTAGAAATTTTCTAGAAGAGCATGACTTTTTAGATATAGAAACCCCAGTGTTATCAAAATCTACACCAGAAGGTGCTAGGGATTACTTAGTTCCAAGTAGAGTCCACCCAGGGGATTTTTATGCTTTACCTCAATCACCACAGATTTATAAACAACTCTTGATGGTTGCTGGATTTGATAAATATTATCAAATTGTAAAATGTTTTAGAGATGAAGATCTAAGAGCTGATAGGCAGCCTGAGTTTACTCAGGTCGATATTGAAACATCCTTCTTAACATCTGCAGAAATAAGAAATATTGCGGAGTCATTAGTAAGAAGATTGTGGACTCAAACTTTAGATATTGAATTACCTCAATTTCCAGTTTATACATATGATTATGTTATGGAAACATATGGTAGCGATAAACCTGATTTAAGGAATCCATTGAAAATTATTGATTTTAAAAGATCATTATCTTCATGTTCACTTGGTATTATTCAAGAATCTTTGAGTGATGAAAACTATGTTAAAGGTTTATGTATTCCTAATGGAAGTAAACTTTCAAGAAAAGAAATAGATAATTATATTGCTTACGCAAAAACATTCAAATCTAAAGGATTAATTTGGATAAAGTTAAATAACATTAAAGATGGATTAAATGGAATCCAATCTTCCATTAAAAAGTTTTTAACAGATGAAATACTTAATAATATAATAAAAGCTTGTGATGCTGAAGATGGCGATATTTTATTTATAAGTGTAGATAAAAAATCAAATGTATTAAATATTCTAGGCGAATTACGAAATAAAATAGGTAACGATTTAAATTTAATACGCTTAGATGAGTGGCAACCACTTTGGGTAGTTGATTTTCCAATGTTTGAAACTTCTGAAGATGGGAATCTTCAAGCAATGCATCATCCCTTTACAAGTCCAAAAGAAACAAGTGTAGATAAAATACTAGAGAATCCTCTAGAATTACTCTCAAACTCTTATGACATGGTAATTAATGGCTATGAAGTGGGTGGTGGATCAGTAAGAATTCATTCACAAGAGATACAAGCCGCAATTTTTAAGTTATTACATTTAGATGAAGATGAACAACAAGATAAGTTTGGGTTTTTACTCGAAGCATTATCGTACGGAGCACCAGCTCATGGTGGTATAGCTTTTGGTTTAGATAGATTGGTGATGTTATTAGTTGGAACTAATAACATTAGAGATGTTATCGCATTTCCAAAAACCACTTCCGCATCAGATTTAATGATGAATGCTCCATCTTCAGTAGATATAAATGTATTAAAGGATCTTTCGATAACAGTTGAATAAATTTGAGGTGAATTATGGCGGGACATAGTAAATGGGCCAATATTAAACACAGAAAAGCAGCACAAGATGCAAAAAGAGGGAAAATATTCACAAAATTAATACGTGAAATTGTTGTTGCTACTAAAGAAGGTGGACCTGAAGTTGAAAATAATCCAAGACTACGGGCTGCTGTTGATAAAGCTTTATCTAACAATATGACCAGGGATACAGTTAACCGTGCAATCAAACGAGGTGCAGGTGGAGACGGTGATGAAAACCTTGAAACAGTAATTTACGAAGGTTATGGACCAGGTGGGACCGCAGTGATGGTAGAAACCATGACTGATAATAGAAATCGAACTGTATCTGGGGTTAGGCATGCATTTAGTAAAGCTGGAGGTAATCTTGGAACAGATGGAAGTGTTAGTTATTTATTCACAAAAAAAGGAGTAATTAATTATTCTAATGATGTGGATGAAGATTTAATTATGGAAGTTGCTATTGAATCTGGTGCAGATGATGTGGAAGTTTATGATGATAAAACTATTGATGTTATAACCACGCCTGAAGATTTTGGTTCAGTGAAAGATGCTTTAGATGAAGCAGGGTTTAAATCAGAGAATGCCGAAGTAACTCTTATGCCCTCTACAAAAGCAGAACTAGACATCGATACTGCACCAAAATTATTAAGATTAATTGACGCATTAGAAGACTTAGATGATGTTCAAGAAGTATATCATAATGGTGATGTATCGGAAGAAGTAGCAGAAAAACTATAATGATTGTGTTAGGCATAGACCCTGGCTCTAGAGTTACTGGATACGGGGTCATTAGTTTTCATAAAAATAAATTAAATTATTTAGGAAGTGGTTGCATTAAGACCACTTCTTCTGACATTCCTTCAAAAATTGGAGAAATTTTTCAGGACTTAACAGCTGTAATTTTGGAGTTTAGGCCTCATATTTGTGCAATAGAAAATGTTTTTATGGGGAAAAACCCAGGATCAGCACTAAAATTAGGTCAAGCAAGAGGCTCTGCAATAGCTGCGGCAAAAAATCAAAACTTAGATGTTTTAGAGTTTGCACCACGCACAATTAAGCAGCATGTGGTTGGCAAGGGTTCAGCGTCTAAAGAACAGGTAAAACATATGGTTTGCTATCTCTTGAATATACAAGGGAAATTGCAAATAGATGCTTCTGATGCCTTAGCAATATCAATTTGTTGTGCTCATAATATCCGAACTTAGATAGAATTTTTACTGGATATTTAAACAGCTATAAGTTAACCTATTAATTCCAATAAAGTTCAGGATGAGTAAATGATAAGCCAGATTCGAGGTAAATTACTGAGTAAAACCCCCCCTAATATTATTTTAGATGTTAATGGAATCGGTTATGAGATTTCAATACCTATGACTAACTTCTACAATTTACCACAGGTTTCTGAAGAAGTGAGTCTTTTTACTCATTATGTGGTTAGGGAGGATGCTCAACTTTTATATGGATTTTTAACATCTTTGGAAAAATCTCTTTTTTGCGAGGTAATTAAAGCAAATGGAGTTGGGCCTAAACTTGGTTTAGCTATTTTGTCATCCATGAATGCCTCAGAATTTTGTATTGCTATTTCTGAAAAAAATACAAAACAGTTATTAAAAATACCAGGTATTGGTAAACGAACAGCTGATAGGTTAATTGTTGAGCTTGCAGATAAACTTGAAGATTTCAATACAGAATTAGCTGGATTAAATTATGATGTTAGTCTCTCTGAAAACAATTC
Protein-coding regions in this window:
- the ruvC gene encoding crossover junction endodeoxyribonuclease RuvC, translating into MMIVLGIDPGSRVTGYGVISFHKNKLNYLGSGCIKTTSSDIPSKIGEIFQDLTAVILEFRPHICAIENVFMGKNPGSALKLGQARGSAIAAAKNQNLDVLEFAPRTIKQHVVGKGSASKEQVKHMVCYLLNIQGKLQIDASDALAISICCAHNIRT
- the pstS gene encoding phosphate ABC transporter substrate-binding protein PstS, producing the protein MKTKLSLLVPVIAGICVSSSAFAASTISGAGSSAIAPALYKWAEAYNKATGNKVNYAAIGSGGGLRQITAGDSGTVDFACSDEPKPLKWLNDHKLVQFPMVMGGIVAIFNIPGVETGKLVLDGPTLSAIFQGDIKKWNDPKIAKLNKGVKLPDLAITVVHRSDGSGTTYNFTNYLSKVSNWKPGVDSAIQWPTGLGGKGNAGVAQYVKTLPGSIGYVEYAYALQNKLTVTSMKNKDGKVVTPKFETFSAAASNANWEDAAKKGYDMILTDQPGAQSWPMAMSTFCLVHYKDENGKKVSANSKATDALNFFKWSYKNGQELAKQLDYIPIPDAVYGKIETSWPVTK
- the pstB gene encoding phosphate ABC transporter ATP-binding protein PstB, with protein sequence METAIKVSGLDFYYGEIQSLFGINLDIKEKQITGLIGPSGSGKSTLLRTFNRIYELHPGQKAKGEISLFGDNILERGTDINSLRAKVGMVFQKPTPFPMSILKNITFALKMAGVPKNLHQEKIEEHLKDAALWDEVKDKLHKPATGLSGGQQQRLCIARTLATEPDVLLLDEPTSALDPASTKKIEKLLVNLKNKYTVILVTHNLRQAMRVADETCFMIKGEIIEYRNTKDFFESPQDQRTKEYISHE
- the ruvA gene encoding Holliday junction branch migration protein RuvA translates to MISQIRGKLLSKTPPNIILDVNGIGYEISIPMTNFYNLPQVSEEVSLFTHYVVREDAQLLYGFLTSLEKSLFCEVIKANGVGPKLGLAILSSMNASEFCIAISEKNTKQLLKIPGIGKRTADRLIVELADKLEDFNTELAGLNYDVSLSENNSNIESEAVNALVSLGYRETDSRKTVKNIFKQDFSLEDTIKYALKSMIN
- the cmoA gene encoding carboxy-S-adenosyl-L-methionine synthase CmoA; this encodes MKTDKLYSKYIENIKDFTFDEQVAEVFSDMAVRSIPGYREIIKGTAELSKYYASEHSSLYDLGCSLGDVLLSIDKVLDVKNVKLIGIDNSPSMCAKCKLHISSFKTSNDILIINEDIQLSSITNASVVILNFTLQFLKPSVRDELIQKIFNSLIPGGVLILSEKFKFESPSINQILTLLHHDFKKRNGYSDLEISQKRNAIENIMKTDTKNQHYTRLAKAGFSNIEIWYNNLNFGSFLAIK
- the cspE gene encoding transcription antiterminator/RNA stability regulator CspE, with the translated sequence MSKMTGTVKWFNESKGFGFITQDNGDADVFVHFRSIQSEGFKTLNEGQKVSFELEQGQKGPQAANVTKL
- the aspS gene encoding aspartate--tRNA ligase, with amino-acid sequence MYKQYCGRLDTSHKDQFITLNGWVQKRRDLGGLIFIDLRDREGIVQVVIDPEHIETNDDLSKIRNEFCLEIKGHVRLRPQQQINHKITTGEIEINANTLKVISSADNLPLDFNQNNSEEQRLKYRYLDLRRTEMSQKLKARSRITSIIRNFLEEHDFLDIETPVLSKSTPEGARDYLVPSRVHPGDFYALPQSPQIYKQLLMVAGFDKYYQIVKCFRDEDLRADRQPEFTQVDIETSFLTSAEIRNIAESLVRRLWTQTLDIELPQFPVYTYDYVMETYGSDKPDLRNPLKIIDFKRSLSSCSLGIIQESLSDENYVKGLCIPNGSKLSRKEIDNYIAYAKTFKSKGLIWIKLNNIKDGLNGIQSSIKKFLTDEILNNIIKACDAEDGDILFISVDKKSNVLNILGELRNKIGNDLNLIRLDEWQPLWVVDFPMFETSEDGNLQAMHHPFTSPKETSVDKILENPLELLSNSYDMVINGYEVGGGSVRIHSQEIQAAIFKLLHLDEDEQQDKFGFLLEALSYGAPAHGGIAFGLDRLVMLLVGTNNIRDVIAFPKTTSASDLMMNAPSSVDINVLKDLSITVE
- a CDS encoding YebC/PmpR family DNA-binding transcriptional regulator, yielding MAGHSKWANIKHRKAAQDAKRGKIFTKLIREIVVATKEGGPEVENNPRLRAAVDKALSNNMTRDTVNRAIKRGAGGDGDENLETVIYEGYGPGGTAVMVETMTDNRNRTVSGVRHAFSKAGGNLGTDGSVSYLFTKKGVINYSNDVDEDLIMEVAIESGADDVEVYDDKTIDVITTPEDFGSVKDALDEAGFKSENAEVTLMPSTKAELDIDTAPKLLRLIDALEDLDDVQEVYHNGDVSEEVAEKL
- the pstA gene encoding phosphate ABC transporter permease PstA gives rise to the protein MNLKRNVSNSIYILFCVVGVIICLSPLFSIFWTLVSKGLSGLSWSVLTTPTASTGSNGGLSNAIYGSLILTGLSLLIATPIGILGATWLVEFGQGTKLAKYIRLFNDSLLSIPSIIVGLFVYSIIVIPFGHYSAYAGAVALAIIALPIIMRASEDALSLVPMQLRESASALGAPRWKVTIFIVYRAARSGLVTSVILAMARITGETAPLLFTVLNSQFPSLSLSKPMANLPVTIYEYALSPYDDWNQLAWGGALLITIFVLASSMISRSLLRKKEGH
- the pstC gene encoding phosphate ABC transporter permease subunit PstC, with translation MSTYSISKKDARIRKGSGTSYFYSLTKTLSFVSLILLIAIVISIYLNSKNILSWDFIISTDWNPPAKQFGALTAIAGTLISAVIAIVFAVPLSILCAFFCSELAPRKLAILLRGLIDMLAGIPSIIFGFWGLIVFVPFMRDYICPFVNNVLGSIPLIGSFFQGPPIGIGMLTAGLVLAIMIIPIMTAMIIELLNSVPMQLKEAAFGLGSTRYEVASKVLFPYIKSGVLGSSMLGLGRALGETMAVTFVIGNAHVLPTQILMPATTIASSIANEFAEATSAVHANALMATGFLLFVITIAVILLSRFILAKYSEDH